A part of Anabas testudineus chromosome 7, fAnaTes1.2, whole genome shotgun sequence genomic DNA contains:
- the abtb1 gene encoding ankyrin repeat and BTB/POZ domain-containing protein 1, which translates to MDVCDLFSSCRKGDVCRVRYLVEQRDVDLNVRDKWDSTPLYYACLCGHEELVQYLLSSGAKCEANTFDGERCMYGSLNDTVRRLLKDYKCVSVRAMQRDDFNYFLHMLLEQGQYSDIKFLVHGQTFPAHRCVLSSRSEYFTEMFETKWKWKNLITLKHPLINPAAFGAILQYFYTGRMDIDVSLVEDCRRLAKQCKMADVIEELENKCKHVYEFVSNKPGICVKVLSLESPSCQIQEDMAQLADCALPTELRVGFGELPFNRVNCFPTYPDICFRVEGYNFLCHKAFFCGRSDYFKALLEDHFSEGEQLQSHPSIPVITLHNITYEIFIHVMYYIYTDSAELMMENVFDVLCVADMYLLPGLKRLCGKTLAKTICEDNVLQMWKTAKLFRLSRLEDQCTEFMAKIIERLVEQAEFAEMIKEDAASLEERQETDSVPLVDDIRYHIASNVQTYSAIEEANQKLEALEELLSSINIDC; encoded by the exons ATGGATGTGTGCGATTTGTttagcagctgcagaaagggCGACGTCTGTAGAGTTAG ATACCTTGTTGAACAAAGAGATGTGGACCTCAATGTAAGAGATAAATGGGACAGTACTCCTTT GTATTACGCCTGCCTCTGTGGTCACGAGGAGCTGGTCCAGTACCTGTTGTCCAGTG GTGCCAAGTGTGAAGCCAACACGTTTGATGGCGAGAGGTGTATGTATGGCTCCCTAAACGACACTGTTCGACGACTGCTCAAAGACTATAAGTGCGTCAGTGTGCGTGCCATGCAGCGGGATGATTTTAACTACTTTCTGCACAT GTTACTGGAGCAGGGTCAATACAGTGACATCAAGTTTCTGGTTCATGGTCAAACATTTCCAGCTCACCGATGTGTCCTCAGCTCACGCTCGGAGTACTTCACTGAAATGTTTGAGACCAAGTGGAAATGGAAGAACTTGATCACCCTCAAACACCCTTTG ATCAACCCTGCAGCCTTTGGAGCCATCCTGCAATATTTCTATACAG GGCGAATGGATATTGATGTAAGCCTCGTGGAGGACTGCAGACGACTCGCTAAGCAGTGTAAGATGGCAGATGTCATAGAAGAGCTGGAGAATAAATGCAAACATGTGTATGAATTCG TGTCCAACAAGCCGGGAATCTGTGTGAAAGTTCTCAGCCTGGAGTCTCCGAGTTGTCAAATTCAGGAGGACATGGCTCAATTAGCCGACTGTGCTCTGCCCACCGAACTAAGA GTTGGGTTTGGAGAACTTCCCTTTAACAGAGTTAACTGCTTTCCTACTTATCCCGACATCTGCTTCAGAGTGGAGGGCTACAATTTTTTATGTCATAAG gCTTTTTTCTGCGGACGTAGTGATTACTTTAAGGCTTTACTGGAGGACCACTTCAGTGAGGGAGAGCAGCTGCAGTCCCACCCCAGCATCCCAGTGATTACTTTGCACAATATTACCTATGAAATCTTCATCCACGTCATGTATTACATCTACACTGATTCCGCAGAG CTAATGATGGAGAACGTGTTTGACGTGCTGTGCGTGGCCGACATGTATCTGCTGCCAGGACTCAAGCGCTTGTGTGGGAAGACGCTTGCTAAGACTATATGTGAAGATAATGTTCTTCAGATGTGGAAGACGGCCAAGCTTTTCCGTCTCTCTCGGCTGGAGGATCAGTGCACAGAGTTCATGGCCAAGATTATTGAGCGG CTGGTGGAGCAGGCTGAGTTTGCTGAGATGATCAAAGAGGACGCTGCATCATTGGAGGAGCGACAGGAGACAGACTCTGTGCCCCTGGTGGATGACATCCGCTACCACATTGCCAGCAATGTGCAGACTTACAGCGCGATTGAGGAGGCCAATCAGAAACTGGAGGCCTTGGAGGAGCTGTTGTCCAGCATTAATATCGACTGCTGA
- the LOC113167554 gene encoding keratin, type II cytoskeletal 8-like has protein sequence MSLKRKPIHQQRLHVSSRNFSSLSMGAYSIPKISTGISQGAPVTPVTINRSLLAPLKIDIDPAVQAVRTQEKEQIKSLNNRFASFIEKVRFLEQQNKMLETKWKLLQEQTATANNTEPMLKSYIAKLQKQLDLLNNDKQKLDMEKDFMHKNVANYQTKYEQESNKRNNAEMEFVMLKKDVDIGYLSKMNLHDMVSALSSEIMFFRAVYDEEIREMQESLKETSVVLQMDNSRGLNMDHVIAEVKAQYEEIAAHSRKEVENSYKTKFNQMAANADQYANELRTTKGEISGLTRTINHLRNEIEIAQVQRGNFEAKVAQAEQSGVEAVQDAKARIGDLEKALQRAKQGMARQIREYQELMNVKLALDIEISTYKKLLEGEEERLGQGSLVNIKMVPMKSVQVENHNTHTQRKPGPVFIKTVETQDTLYSQDRKDTADRM, from the exons ATGAGTCTAAAGAGGAAGCCCATCCACCAGCAGAGACTGCATGTGTCCTCGAGAAACTTCAGCAGCCTTTCCATGGGGGCCTACTCCATCCCTAAGATCAGCACTGGGATTTCCCAAGGGGCCCCAGTTACACCTGTGACGATCAACAGGAGCCTGCTCGCCCCACTGAAAATAGACATCGATCCTGCGGTGCAAGCTGTTCGCACCCAGGAGAAGGAGCAGATAAAGAGTCTCAACAACCGCTTCGCCTCATTCATTGAAAAG GTCAGATTCCTGgaacagcagaacaaaatgtTGGAAACCAAGTGGAAGCTGCTTCAGGAACAGACTGCCACCGCCAACAACACCGAGCCCATGCTGAAGTCCTACATCGCCAAACTGCAAAAACAGCTGGACCTCCTCAACAATGACAAGCAAAAACTTGACATGGAGAAGGATTTCATGCACAAAAACGTGGCGAACTACCAGACAAA GTATGAGCAAGAGAGCAACAAGAGGAATAATGCAGAGATGGAGTTTGTCATGCTCAAAAAG GACGTGGACATAGGCTATCTGTCCAAGATGAATCTACATGACATGGTGTCTGCTCTCAGCAGTGAAATCATGTTTTTCAGGGCTGTTTATGATGAG GAGATCCGTGAGATGCAGGAGAGCCTGAAGGAGACATCTGTGGTATTGCAGATGGACAACTCCCGTGGCCTGAACATGGATCATGTCATAGCTGAGGTTAAGGCCCAGTATGAGGAGATCGCTGCCCACAGCCGCAAAGAAGTTGAAAACTCGTACAAGACCAAG TTCAACCAGATGGCTGCCAACGCTGACCAGTATGCTAATGAGCTGCGTACAACAAAGGGAGAAATATCTGGGCTCACACGAACAATCAATCACCTTCGGAATGAGATCGAGATCGCACAAGTGCAG CGTGGGAATTTTGAAGCCAAGGTAGCTCAAGCAGAACAGTCTGGGGTGGAGGCCGTGCAAGATGCTAAGGCTCGAATCGGGGATCTGGAGAAAGCTCTGCAGAGGGCCAAGCAGGGCATGGCACGCCAGATCAGAGAGTACCAGGAGCTGATGAATGTGAAGCTGGCCCTGGACATAGAGATCTCCACCTATAAGAAACTgctggagggagaggaggaaag ACTTGGACAGGGATCTCTAGTCAATATCAAAATGGTGCCCATGAAAT CTGTCCAGGTTGAAAACCataacacccacacacagcGAAAGCCAGGTCCAGTTTTCATCAAGACAGTGGAGACCCAGGACACATTGTACAGCcaagacagaaaagacactGCAGATAGAATGTAG
- the si:ch73-233m11.2 gene encoding NACHT, LRR and PYD domains-containing protein 3 has product MDKDTVLTRILSSKGIWTLLGGKPPASVINNNEYISPLTSEAQVTDSSSPPSADQAIHKALCGETKTVMLVGAEGSGKTTALEKLVVDWAKGEHLQNFSYVFYFPIREINSLEATLSLESLLQRHHGHIPAESMPLLLQRPEDVLFLFDDLDQYRHSLDPSVHTLCSDPSQAAPVSCLMASLLHGSLLKGAAFVVSAKGCLEFLSGTTVKVLGFLKPQRESYFNGFFTDPTSANKALMHMERTLGFYDFCASPRFCWTVCSIYKRLMEAGRKLPETLSQLYVDILVHLMQALSLNKSSIRELVSALGRMASHCCLDRHTGCTKEEMNAFGFQQFLSSVVDFLKVDGDLEENTCVFSFHSQLMLEFILAMSFFLDKSMCDGVEKMLEKHKGRVEFLDLFLSGLSEPIQRRPMETLLGELNSDQIMNFKFWFKSSTEATLKGCYKDMHCRCFHLLYQAQNKSLVKEIITSSAPMGISYGDLSLQDCVALNYVVTCLGEMKQLNLYNTRNFTEEQAEVLAPTMSMSHNIILSNSSLSTGAVPHVASALSRGVTTNLDLSHTYLGDEKFSVLCAGLRDCKLRELNLLSCNLTSCEDLVSVLTSGTSQLCVLNMMFNQIGDQAFIELCKALHSPHCKLQELWLRRCELTAASMEALSAALCSGKSELRKVDLTQNTVGDSGVETLSKCLQHPLCKLQSLILFDTELTGACCPHLMQALMSEHCSLTELDLSVNDLGQEGALLLCQALSRPGCPLENLGLKRCELTQSVFQELGSVLRSGTSQLKSLNVGINKVGDQGIKHIWDAVAHPSCLLEELDVEMTDLTDACVEDLCAAIRANKTLKSLELRNNSLTDVSVPALVQVMQNSDNMQEMNLKYNDFSEDVFDMLEECDRIRY; this is encoded by the exons ATGGACAAAGACACGGTGCTGACTCGCATCCTCAGCTCAAAGGGCATATGGACCCTTCTAGGAGGAAAGCCCCCTGCCAGTGTGATAAACAACAATGAGTACATATCTCCACTGACTTCTGAAGCTCAGgtcacagacagcagcagcccGCCCTCCGCTGACCAGGCCATCCACAAGGCTCTGTGTGGTGAAACCAAAACAGTGATGCTGGTCGGTGCAGAGGGATCAGGGAAAACCACTGCTCTGGAAAAGCTAGTTGTGGACTGGGCAAAAGGAGAACACCTTCAAAacttttcttatgttttctATTTCCCGATAAGGGAGATCAATTCTCTTGAGGCGACCTTGTCATTGGAGAGTTTGCTGCAACGCCATCACGGTCACATCCCTGCCGAGTCCATGCCCCTACTTCTGCAGAGACCTGAGGatgtgctgtttctttttgaCGATCTAGATCAATACAGACACAGCCTGGACCCCTCCGTCCACACCCTGTGCTCGGACCCCTCCCAGGCAGCCCCGGTGTCATGTTTAATGGCCAGTCTGCTTCACGGATCACTGCTGAAAGGAGCTGCGTTTGTCGTATCAGCCAAGGGTTGTTTGGAGTTTCTGAGCGGCACCACTGTAAAAGTATTAGGGTTTCTAAAGCCCCAGAGGGAGTCTTACTTTAATGGGTTCTTTACTGACCCAACTTCTGCCAACAAAGCACTGATGCACATGGAAAGGACTCTGGGCTTCTACGACTTCTGTGCCTCTCCTAGattttgttggactgtttgCTCTATTTACAAGCGTCTGATGGAGGCTGGCAGAAAACTTCCTGAAACATTATCCCAGCTCTATGTAGATATTCTGGTCCACCTGATGCAAGCGCTGTCACTTAACAAGTCCAGCATCAGAGAACTGGTGTCGGCCCTCGGCAGAATGGCTTCTCATTGCTGTCTTGACCGGCATACAGGCTGCACCAAAGAGGAAATGAATGCCTTTGGCTTTCAACAGTTTCTTTCCTCAGTTGTTGACTTCTTGAAAGTAGACGGCGACCTAGAGGAAAATACGTGTGTCTTCTCGTTCCACTCCCAACTGATGCTGGAGTTTATCTTGGCCATGTCTTTCTTTTTGGACAAATCCATGTGTGACGGAGTGGAGAAGATGTTGGAAAAGCACAAGGGTCGTGTGGAGTTTCTGGATCTCTTCCTCTCTGGGCTCTCAGAGCCGATTCAGCGCAGGCCTATGGAGACCCTGCTGGGGGAGTTGAACTCTGATCAGATCATGAATTTCAAATTCTGGTTTAAAAGCAGCACAGAGGCAACACTGAAGGGGTGCTACAAAGACATGCACTGCCGCTGCTTCCACCTCCTTTATCAAGCTCAAAATAAGAGCTTGGTGAAGGAGATCATCACCTCTTCAGCACCAATGGGTATCAGCTATGGTGACCTGAGCCTCCAGGACTGTGTTGCTCTGAATTATGTCGTCACGTGTCTCGGTGAAATGAAGCAGTTGAATCTGTACAATACAAGGAATTTTACAGAGGAGCAAGCAGAAGTCCTGGCTCCAACTATGAGCATGTCACACAACATAAT CTTGTCAAACAGCTCCTTGAGTACTGGGGCTGTTCCTCATGTGGCTTCAGCTCTCAGCAGAGGTGTTACCACAAACCTGGATCTCTCTCATACGTATCTCGGAGATGAAAAGTTCAGCGTACTTTGTGCTGGACTCAGAGACTGCAAACTGCGTGAATTAAA CCTTTTATCATGTAACTTGACAAGCTGTGAAGATCTGGTGTCTGTGTTGACCTCAGGCACCTCTCAGCTGTGCGTGTTGAATATGATGTTTAATCAAATTGGGGACCAGGCCTTCATTGAATTGTGCAAAGCACTACACAGTCCTCACTGCAAGCTCCAGGAGCTCTG gcTAAGAAGGTGTGAGTTAACGGCAGCATCAATGGAGGCCTTATCAGCGGCTTTGTGTTCTGGCAAATCAGAGCTGAGAAAAGTGGAcctgacacaaaacacagttgGTGACAGTGGAGTGGAGACTTTGAGCAAGTGCCTGCAGCACCCACTCTGTAAACTGCAGAGCCTCAT ACTGTTTGACACTGAGCTGACAGGTGCCTGCTGTCCTCATCTGATGCAGGCCTTGATGTCAGAGCACTGCTCTCTGACAGAGCTCGACCTGTCAGTGAATGATTTGGGCCAGGAAGGGGCGCTGTTGCTCTGCCAAGCCCTCAGTCGACCCGGATGTCCCTTAGAAAACCTTGG GTTGAAACGATGCGAGTTAACCCAGTCTGTTTTCCAGGAATTGGGCTCAGTGCTGAGAAGTGGGACTTCTCAACTTAAATCCCTCAATGTAGGCATTAATAAAGTAGGGGATCAAGGCATTAAGCATATTTGGGATGCTGTCGCACATCCAAGTTGTCTGCTAGAGGAACTGGA TGTTGAAATGACTGACTTGACAGACGCCTGTGTTGAGGACTTGTGTGCTGCCATAAGAGCCAACAAGACTTTAAAGAGTCTGGAGTTGAGAAACAACTCGCTGACTGATGTTTCCGTCCCAGCCCTTGTACAGGTCATGCAGAACAGTGACAACATGCAGGAGATGAA CCTGAAGTACAACGACTTCAGTGAAGACGTTTTTGACATGTTGGAAGAGTGTGACAGAATACGATACTGA